One genomic segment of Desulfomicrobium sp. ZS1 includes these proteins:
- a CDS encoding response regulator: MIFDNIRMKPKLLFLFIMTGIVPLGIVALIGSYSASNALLDLAFEQLGSIQAIKRDKLQTTLTERINGLKLMAGLRQTQQAVGDLNALGEQDPAQPYPIESSAYQRIHGRYDSQLKGYIAVNGFEDIYLIDRSSGNVMYAAGQGDELGTSLATGRYRHTALARLWERVLRSGNVAFEDFSAYEPNGGNQAAFIGYPVLDLQGGVAGVIAARVSGEFINQIMPSRQGLGKSGESYLLRWLESQKKFEMRSDIQTMGNGLYVIGYTLPRTPAYWHDAVVNGFNGGGGTYDDSAGTTVLVAFNTLDVLGTNWILISKINKGEILRPIWTFLLIICVTGAVLALMIAPGAYGLAKGISQPLEQGVNFAEAISAGDLKARLDLRQKDELGMLAKALNSMARNLRDMDWLNQGKTGLDDTLRGEHSPQELARLFISFLCKHLDSQIGLFFLHDDGELVLTSSYAFTNRQGQFSRLRVGEGLVGQAALEGEILTFARVEDGAPPFHFGPGEIVPAHFLAAPVFMGKELLGAFLVGREYAFSPLHKQFITDIAKNTAVLFNMATSRGMIADLLRQAQEQQEMLRVANEELEEQTNMLKESQSELQAQQEELQVTNEELAEQTRALKESERRMQDQQNELRSVNDKLGERAMELEEQKSAIRRKNKELLRAQEQLKLKAQELESASRYKSEFLANMSHELRTPLNSILILSQLLSHNKEGNLSPKQTEAASAINSSGADLLRLINEILDLSKVEAGKVELHLEDMPLTSMISDLQRVFKGVAVEKGVSFLVEQDPALPETILTDTHRLQQVLRNLLSNAFKFTDHGSVTLSISRPGPEVALPEGIPSADEAICIAVTDMGIGIPEDKQGTIFEAFRQADGSTSRKYGGTGLGLSISRELTKLLGGEIRLRSQEGKGSTFSLILPLRHHAEAATDEIVPRVSAAEPKTALPLPAKTQTEAPISYLQDDRANLKPGDKSLLIIEDDQHFARILRDQAREMGFKTLLAADGETGLHFADFHGPSAIILDNVLPGMNGWTVMERLKNDPKTRHIPLSFISAEDRSLEAMRMGALAFLTKPVELETLRTLLERIDSFIKKPMRRLLVVDDDALQRESIRALIGNGDVETVTAGSGAEALELLKSQNFDCMILDLGLNDMSGFDVLRTLRSGPTPSILPVVVYTGRDLSEEEERRLSRYAESIIVKGARSPERLLEETTLFLHRVQANLPQEKQRMLRTETEPESVLDGRTVLVVDDDMRNIFALTSVLEEKGMQVAVARDGSESLTRLRENPEIDLVLMDIMMPVMDGYEAMREIRKDPKFKELPIIALTAKAMKGDKNACIEAGANDYLAKPVDMDKLLSLLRVWLYRK, encoded by the coding sequence ATGATTTTCGACAACATCCGGATGAAGCCCAAGCTCCTGTTCCTGTTCATCATGACCGGAATCGTTCCTCTGGGCATCGTGGCCCTCATCGGCAGCTATTCCGCGTCCAACGCCCTTCTCGATCTGGCCTTTGAGCAACTCGGCAGCATCCAGGCCATCAAGCGCGACAAATTGCAGACCACCCTGACCGAACGCATAAACGGTCTCAAACTCATGGCCGGGCTGAGGCAGACCCAGCAGGCAGTGGGCGACCTGAACGCGCTCGGGGAGCAAGACCCGGCCCAGCCCTACCCCATCGAATCCAGTGCCTATCAAAGAATCCACGGCAGATACGACTCCCAGCTCAAAGGCTACATTGCCGTCAACGGCTTTGAAGACATCTATCTGATCGACCGCAGCAGCGGCAACGTCATGTACGCAGCAGGTCAGGGTGATGAGCTTGGCACCAGCCTGGCCACCGGACGCTACCGGCATACGGCCCTGGCCAGACTCTGGGAGAGGGTCCTGCGCAGTGGAAACGTGGCCTTCGAGGATTTCAGCGCCTACGAACCAAACGGGGGAAATCAGGCCGCCTTCATCGGATATCCGGTCCTCGACCTGCAGGGCGGCGTGGCCGGAGTCATCGCCGCGCGCGTCTCGGGCGAGTTCATCAACCAGATCATGCCCTCGCGGCAGGGCCTGGGCAAATCAGGCGAATCCTATCTGCTGCGCTGGCTCGAATCCCAAAAAAAGTTTGAAATGCGCAGCGATATCCAGACCATGGGCAATGGCCTCTACGTCATCGGCTACACCCTGCCCCGCACGCCGGCGTACTGGCATGACGCCGTGGTCAACGGTTTTAACGGCGGCGGCGGAACCTACGACGACAGCGCGGGCACTACGGTGCTGGTGGCCTTCAACACGCTGGACGTGCTGGGCACCAACTGGATTCTCATCTCCAAGATCAACAAGGGCGAAATTCTGCGCCCCATCTGGACGTTCCTGCTGATCATCTGCGTCACCGGCGCGGTGTTGGCCCTCATGATCGCGCCCGGCGCCTACGGCCTGGCCAAGGGCATCAGCCAGCCTCTGGAGCAAGGCGTGAACTTTGCCGAGGCCATCTCCGCCGGAGATTTGAAGGCCCGCCTGGACCTGCGCCAAAAAGACGAACTGGGCATGCTGGCCAAGGCACTGAACAGCATGGCCCGCAACCTGCGCGACATGGACTGGCTCAACCAGGGCAAAACAGGCCTCGACGACACCCTGCGCGGTGAACACAGCCCGCAAGAACTGGCCCGGCTCTTCATCTCATTTTTATGCAAGCATCTGGACAGCCAGATCGGACTCTTTTTCCTGCATGATGACGGCGAACTGGTGCTGACCTCTTCCTATGCCTTCACCAACCGGCAAGGCCAGTTCTCCCGGCTGCGCGTAGGCGAAGGGCTGGTCGGCCAGGCTGCGCTGGAAGGGGAAATTCTGACCTTCGCCCGAGTCGAAGACGGGGCGCCGCCTTTTCATTTCGGTCCCGGCGAAATTGTCCCCGCCCATTTCCTGGCCGCGCCCGTGTTCATGGGCAAGGAATTGCTCGGTGCATTCCTCGTCGGCCGCGAGTACGCCTTTTCGCCCCTGCACAAGCAGTTCATAACCGACATCGCCAAAAACACGGCAGTTCTCTTCAACATGGCCACCTCGCGGGGCATGATCGCGGACCTGTTGCGACAGGCGCAGGAACAGCAGGAGATGTTGCGCGTGGCCAACGAAGAGCTCGAAGAGCAGACCAACATGCTCAAAGAATCCCAGAGCGAGCTGCAGGCCCAGCAGGAAGAGCTGCAGGTCACCAACGAGGAGCTGGCCGAACAGACCCGCGCCCTCAAGGAGTCCGAACGGCGGATGCAGGATCAGCAGAACGAGCTGCGCTCCGTGAACGACAAGCTGGGCGAACGGGCCATGGAGCTCGAAGAACAGAAGAGCGCCATCCGCCGCAAGAACAAGGAGCTGCTGCGCGCCCAAGAGCAACTCAAGCTCAAAGCCCAGGAGCTGGAGAGCGCGAGCAGATACAAATCCGAATTCCTGGCCAACATGTCCCACGAGCTGCGCACCCCGCTCAACTCCATCCTCATTCTGTCCCAGCTTTTGTCGCACAACAAGGAAGGCAACCTTTCCCCGAAACAGACGGAAGCGGCTTCGGCCATCAACTCTTCGGGCGCGGACCTGTTGCGCCTCATCAACGAAATTCTCGACCTGTCCAAGGTTGAAGCGGGCAAGGTCGAACTTCATCTGGAAGATATGCCGCTGACATCCATGATTTCCGACCTGCAAAGGGTCTTCAAAGGTGTCGCGGTGGAAAAAGGCGTTTCTTTTCTCGTCGAGCAGGATCCGGCCTTGCCCGAGACCATACTCACGGATACGCACCGGCTGCAGCAAGTCCTGCGCAACCTCCTGTCGAATGCCTTCAAGTTCACGGACCACGGCAGCGTGACCCTGTCCATCTCCCGCCCCGGACCGGAAGTCGCTCTGCCCGAAGGCATTCCCTCGGCCGACGAGGCGATCTGCATCGCGGTCACGGACATGGGCATCGGCATCCCGGAGGACAAGCAGGGCACTATCTTTGAGGCCTTCCGTCAGGCCGACGGAAGCACCAGCCGCAAATACGGCGGCACGGGCCTCGGGCTATCCATCTCCCGGGAGCTGACCAAACTTCTGGGCGGAGAAATTCGGCTGCGTAGTCAGGAGGGCAAAGGCTCGACCTTCAGCCTGATCCTGCCTTTACGCCACCATGCCGAGGCGGCCACGGACGAAATAGTCCCCCGGGTGTCCGCGGCCGAGCCAAAAACTGCGCTCCCCCTGCCTGCAAAGACACAAACCGAGGCGCCCATTTCCTATCTGCAGGATGATCGCGCCAATCTGAAACCCGGTGACAAATCGCTCCTCATCATCGAGGACGACCAACATTTTGCCCGCATCCTGCGAGACCAGGCACGGGAGATGGGCTTCAAAACCCTGCTGGCGGCTGACGGCGAAACCGGTCTGCACTTTGCCGACTTTCATGGTCCGAGCGCCATCATCCTCGACAACGTCCTGCCGGGCATGAATGGATGGACTGTGATGGAACGGCTTAAAAACGATCCCAAGACGCGGCACATCCCCCTGTCCTTCATCTCCGCGGAGGATCGCAGCCTGGAAGCCATGCGCATGGGCGCGCTGGCCTTCTTGACCAAGCCCGTAGAACTGGAAACCCTGCGCACGCTGCTCGAAAGGATCGACTCGTTCATCAAGAAACCCATGCGCAGACTGCTCGTGGTCGACGATGACGCCCTGCAGCGGGAGTCCATTCGCGCACTGATCGGCAATGGCGACGTGGAGACCGTGACCGCGGGGTCAGGCGCGGAAGCTTTGGAGCTGCTCAAATCCCAGAACTTCGATTGCATGATCCTGGATTTGGGGCTTAACGACATGTCCGGTTTTGACGTGCTGCGGACACTGCGCTCCGGGCCGACGCCGTCCATCCTCCCCGTGGTCGTCTACACCGGCCGGGACCTCAGCGAAGAAGAGGAGCGCAGGCTCTCGCGGTACGCAGAGAGCATCATCGTCAAAGGCGCACGCTCCCCTGAGCGTTTGCTGGAAGAAACAACGCTCTTCCTGCACCGCGTCCAGGCCAACCTGCCCCAGGAAAAGCAGCGCATGCTCCGGACGGAGACGGAGCCCGAATCCGTGCTCGACGGCCGCACAGTGCTCGTGGTCGATGACGACATGCGCAATATTTTTGCGCTGACGAGCGTCCTCGAAGAAAAAGGGATGCAGGTCGCGGTTGCCAGGGACGGCAGCGAAAGCCTGACTAGGCTGCGTGAGAATCCCGAAATCGATCTGGTGCTCATGGACATCATGATGCCGGTCATGGACGGCTACGAAGCCATGCGTGAAATCCGCAAAGACCCCAAGTTCAAAGAGCTGCCCATCATCGCCCTGACCGCCAAGGCCATGAAGGGGGATAAAAACGCCTGCATCGAGGCCGGGGCCAACGACTATCTGGCCAAACCCGTGGACATGGACAAATTGCTCTCGCTGCTGCGCGTCTGGCTGTACCGGAAATGA
- a CDS encoding magnesium transporter CorA family protein, with the protein MITIHKTIDGILSPQEHLDADCWVNLINPSEEELQRTSILLGIPLDHLTDPLDVDERARLELEDGVLLLVLRVPVENVSDHRIPYLTQPIGVIITPTAVVTVCRSPQDLVTGILNGRTRIVDTADRMRFAIHLMQRTSLIYLRFLKDIIRRSDVIEQRLQQSMRNEELIELLGIEKSLVYFTTSLKANDIIMDKVLRMRTIQLTEDQSDLLEDAITENRQAIDMSKIHSDILSGTMDAFASIISNNMNMVMKFLTGFTIILMIPNIISGVYGMNIATPFQGSTHAFAIVSGITVGGCLLAWLLLARKRWM; encoded by the coding sequence ATGATCACAATCCATAAGACCATCGATGGAATTCTGTCTCCGCAGGAGCACCTCGACGCCGACTGCTGGGTCAATCTGATCAACCCCTCCGAAGAGGAGTTGCAGCGTACGTCCATCCTGCTCGGCATCCCCCTCGACCATCTGACCGATCCCCTGGACGTCGACGAACGCGCCCGCCTGGAGTTGGAGGACGGGGTGCTGCTCCTGGTCCTGCGTGTGCCCGTGGAGAATGTCTCCGATCACCGCATTCCCTACCTGACCCAGCCCATCGGCGTGATCATCACGCCCACGGCCGTGGTCACGGTCTGCCGCTCTCCGCAGGATCTGGTCACCGGGATTCTGAACGGCCGCACCCGCATCGTGGACACGGCGGACAGGATGCGTTTCGCCATCCACCTCATGCAGCGCACGTCGCTCATCTACCTGCGTTTTTTGAAAGATATCATCAGACGCTCGGACGTGATCGAGCAGCGGCTGCAGCAATCCATGCGCAACGAGGAGCTGATCGAGCTTTTGGGCATCGAGAAGAGCCTCGTTTATTTCACGACCTCGCTCAAGGCCAATGACATCATCATGGACAAGGTCCTGCGCATGCGCACCATCCAGTTGACCGAGGATCAGTCCGACCTGCTGGAGGATGCCATCACCGAGAACCGACAGGCCATCGACATGTCCAAGATCCACAGTGACATCCTGTCCGGGACCATGGACGCGTTTGCTTCCATCATCTCCAACAACATGAACATGGTCATGAAGTTCCTGACGGGCTTCACCATCATCCTCATGATACCCAACATCATCTCGGGCGTTTACGGCATGAACATCGCAACGCCGTTTCAGGGCTCGACGCATGCTTTCGCCATCGTCTCCGGGATTACCGTCGGCGGATGCCTGCTGGCCTGGCTGCTGCTGGCCAGGAAGCGCTGGATGTAG
- a CDS encoding LysE family translocator, translating into MISLDQLLVFSLTSLLLIFTPGPDIIYVLTRGVAQGRTAALAAALGFSLGNIGHTLFAVFGLSAILASSATAFTLVKVAGGIYLLYLGFKLWTADPALLLSAQGEHKTARIIFRQSIFANLLNPKVAIFFLAFFPQFVRPAQGHPAMQMIILGLTFVVLTMFGFGLVALGAGALNSRLAARPALSAWLHKGAGAILMLLGLRLIWADR; encoded by the coding sequence ATGATCAGTCTCGACCAGCTTCTCGTTTTCAGCCTGACCTCGCTTCTGCTCATCTTCACGCCGGGGCCGGACATCATCTATGTATTGACCCGGGGCGTGGCCCAGGGGCGCACGGCCGCCCTGGCCGCCGCCCTGGGCTTCAGCCTGGGCAACATCGGGCACACGCTTTTTGCGGTCTTCGGGCTCTCGGCCATCCTGGCCTCGTCGGCCACGGCCTTCACCTTGGTCAAGGTCGCGGGCGGCATCTACCTGCTCTACCTCGGCTTCAAGCTCTGGACGGCCGACCCGGCGCTGCTCCTCTCCGCGCAAGGAGAACACAAGACGGCCCGCATCATCTTTCGCCAGTCCATTTTCGCCAACCTCTTAAACCCCAAGGTCGCGATCTTTTTTCTGGCCTTCTTTCCGCAGTTCGTTCGCCCGGCCCAGGGGCATCCGGCCATGCAGATGATAATTCTGGGGCTGACCTTTGTCGTGCTGACCATGTTCGGCTTTGGCCTGGTCGCGCTGGGCGCGGGGGCTCTCAACTCCCGCCTGGCCGCACGCCCCGCCCTCTCGGCCTGGCTGCACAAGGGCGCGGGTGCCATCCTCATGCTGCTCGGCCTGCGCCTGATCTGGGCCGACCGCTAG
- a CDS encoding FmdE family protein, protein MHIGSYTFQEFKNKAAEFHGYPAPGLLIGGYMVEMAKAALPPNILFEAVVESKKCLPDAVQLLTLCSIGNGWMKIINLGRYAVSLFDKYTGEGVRVSVDLGKLENWPEIEGWFLKLVPKKDQDTEKLFREIETAGDTILRLERVTVQKRLLGHSHMTRIDRCPVCHEAYPVSDGAICRGCQGEAPYEHSRAMAAEECMPTRVPVAEAVGRKALHDMTRIEPGESKGAEFLAGQTITAGDVCRLQQMGRNSVYVQDESLPQGEFVHENDAAVSFAARMAGDGIRCSGEPREGKIDFHAARSGLLQVDLEALERFNLTPNVMCATRQHCALVEEGRLVGGTRAIPLFLSRDNFSRALAALGDAPIMSIAPLRQAKVGVLVTGTEVFQGLIEDRFAPIIRAKAEALGSTVVGEEFTPDERQAIADGVKKLLDLGADLIVTTAGLSVDPDDVTRKGLEDAGMTDALHGAPILPGAMTLIGRIGSVQVMGVPACALFFKTTSLDVLLPRLLAGVPITRRDLARIGEGGVCLQCNTCTYPKCTFAK, encoded by the coding sequence ATGCATATCGGATCCTACACGTTTCAGGAATTCAAGAATAAAGCCGCCGAGTTTCACGGCTACCCCGCCCCCGGCCTTTTGATCGGCGGATACATGGTCGAGATGGCCAAGGCCGCGCTGCCGCCGAACATCCTGTTCGAGGCCGTGGTCGAAAGCAAAAAATGTCTGCCCGACGCGGTGCAGCTTCTGACACTGTGCAGCATCGGCAACGGCTGGATGAAAATCATAAACCTCGGCCGCTACGCCGTGTCCCTTTTCGACAAGTACACCGGGGAAGGCGTGCGCGTCAGCGTTGACCTGGGCAAGCTGGAAAACTGGCCCGAGATTGAGGGCTGGTTTTTAAAGCTCGTGCCCAAGAAGGACCAGGACACCGAGAAACTGTTCCGCGAGATCGAGACCGCCGGCGACACCATCCTGCGGCTGGAAAGAGTCACAGTGCAGAAGCGCCTGCTCGGACACAGCCACATGACCCGCATCGACCGCTGCCCGGTCTGCCACGAAGCCTACCCGGTCAGCGACGGCGCCATTTGCCGTGGCTGCCAGGGCGAGGCCCCCTACGAGCACTCCCGCGCCATGGCGGCCGAAGAATGCATGCCGACTCGCGTGCCCGTGGCCGAGGCCGTAGGGCGCAAGGCCCTGCACGACATGACCCGCATAGAACCCGGGGAAAGCAAGGGTGCGGAATTTCTGGCCGGACAGACCATCACCGCAGGCGATGTCTGCCGGTTGCAGCAGATGGGCCGCAACAGCGTCTACGTGCAGGACGAGAGCCTGCCCCAGGGCGAGTTCGTGCACGAAAACGACGCGGCCGTGAGCTTTGCCGCACGCATGGCCGGGGACGGCATCAGGTGTTCGGGCGAGCCCCGCGAAGGCAAGATCGACTTCCACGCGGCCCGGTCCGGCTTGCTGCAGGTTGATCTTGAAGCCCTGGAACGCTTCAACCTGACCCCCAATGTCATGTGCGCCACGCGCCAGCACTGCGCCCTGGTCGAAGAAGGCCGCCTGGTGGGCGGCACCCGCGCCATCCCCCTCTTTCTTTCCCGCGACAACTTCAGCCGCGCTCTGGCCGCCCTGGGCGACGCGCCGATCATGTCCATCGCCCCCCTGCGCCAGGCCAAGGTCGGCGTACTGGTCACGGGCACGGAAGTCTTCCAGGGACTGATCGAAGACCGCTTCGCGCCCATCATCCGCGCCAAGGCGGAAGCTCTGGGTTCCACGGTCGTGGGCGAGGAGTTCACGCCGGATGAACGCCAAGCCATTGCCGACGGGGTGAAAAAACTGCTGGACTTGGGCGCGGACCTGATCGTGACCACGGCCGGACTGTCCGTGGACCCTGACGACGTGACCCGCAAAGGCCTGGAGGACGCCGGCATGACCGACGCCCTGCACGGTGCGCCGATCCTGCCCGGAGCCATGACCCTCATCGGCCGCATCGGCAGCGTGCAGGTCATGGGCGTGCCCGCCTGCGCCCTCTTCTTCAAGACCACGAGCCTTGATGTGCTCCTGCCCCGACTGCTGGCCGGCGTGCCCATCACCCGCCGCGACCTGGCCCGTATCGGCGAAGGCGGCGTGTGCCTGCAATGCAACACCTGCACCTACCCCAAGTGCACCTTCGCCAAATAA
- a CDS encoding HAD family hydrolase, translated as MIELDIPGFGQRALHHLVLDYNGTLAIDGRIQPGVSSRLSQLKNDLLIHILTADTFGTVRATFGQTDFTVHVLPAGDEREAKAEYVRALGASSCVCMGNGGNDASMLMEAGLSVAVLQPEGVAMAALSAAHILVPGIEAGLDLLLHPTRLKATLRA; from the coding sequence ATGATTGAACTCGACATCCCCGGCTTCGGCCAGCGCGCCCTGCACCACCTGGTGCTGGATTACAACGGCACCCTGGCTATCGACGGCCGGATTCAGCCCGGGGTCTCCTCGCGGCTGAGCCAACTCAAGAACGATTTGCTGATCCACATCCTGACTGCGGACACGTTCGGCACTGTTCGCGCCACCTTCGGCCAAACCGACTTCACCGTACACGTCCTCCCGGCCGGAGACGAGCGCGAAGCCAAGGCCGAGTATGTCCGCGCGCTCGGAGCCAGTTCCTGCGTCTGCATGGGAAATGGCGGCAACGATGCCTCGATGCTTATGGAGGCGGGGCTGTCCGTGGCCGTGCTCCAGCCCGAAGGCGTGGCCATGGCCGCCCTCTCTGCGGCCCATATCCTGGTCCCCGGCATCGAAGCCGGCCTTGATCTGCTCTTGCACCCCACACGCCTCAAAGCCACCCTGCGCGCCTGA